The sequence below is a genomic window from Labilithrix sp..
TCCGGATCGATCCCCAGATCGCGCCGCACGTCGTCGATCGGTCGCCTCATCTCCGGCCAGAAGTCCCAGCGGTCGGAGAGATCGCGCTTCACCTTGCTCCCGCGCTCGAGCGCGCGGATGTATCGCTCCGCGACGCCGGGGTGGCTGAAGAGGTCGTCGACGCGGTCGTGCGGGATCGGCGTCACGTTGATCTCCGCGCAGAAGAGGAGGAGCGGGAGCATCGCGACGTAGAACGGGCTCTCGCGGATGTAGCCCGCGCTGAACGCGCCGATCTGCAGCTCGCCGAGCGGCGTCGTCGCGTAGCCGCCGAGGACGTGCGTGAGGTCGTGGTAGACCCCGGCCTCCGGGAAGCCGTTGCGTTCGCCCGGGAACGAGAAGCCGTTCGTGCGGTAGTGCGTGAAGAGCGCGCGGCCGAGCGTGCCCGCGGGCAGGTCCCCGAGCGCGACGAACGGCGCCGCGACGGTCGGGTCTTCGCGCCAGCCGCGCGCGCCGAAGAGGCGGAGCGCGCCCTCGACGAGGCCGTGCTCCTCGAGCTCGGTGCGGAGCATGCGCGCGATGTTCGAGCGACGGAAGTAGTCGATCTTGCCGAGCGTGAAGTGGCGGCGCGCGAAGAGCTCGATCGTGTCGAGGCCCGGCTCGTCGACCTCGAGCTCCTTCGCGAAGCGCCGCACGGTCGCGGTCGCGGCCGCGCTCGGCTCGCCGTCGACGAGCGTCGCCACGATCATCGCGCGGACGATCTGCTCGCGCAGCGGCGGCGGGAACGAGCGCGCGAGCTCGGCCGGCTCGATCGGCGCGAGGTCGTCGACGGGGACGTCGACCCCGAGGAACGTGCTCTGGGCCGCGAGCATGAGGCGGCGCACGGCGGGGCGGAGCGGACCGTCGGAGGTGCCGACCATGTGGATCGCGCGAAGACCGAGGACCGCGAGATCGGGCGGAGGACGAAGCAGCTTCATGAGTGTCTCCTTCGACCACCGTCCGCAAAGCGCGGCCGCGCCCCGCCACGCGTCCACGATTTTTCTTCGCCGTCAGGGTCGGAGGTGCTCACGGAGGAACGCGACTTGCGCGGTGACGGCGCGCTCGAACGCCTCGCCGAGGTACACGTCGAAGTGCCCGTAGGGATACCGCTCCACCACCGCGCGCGGCATCGCCTTCGCCGCCGCCACCGCGAGCTCGGGCGGCGCGATCGCGTCGCGATCGCAGACCTGGACGAGGGCGGGCGCCGCGATCGCGGCGACGGCGCGGATCGGTCGATAGGTCGGGATGTGCAGCGCGATCCGCGCGGCGACGCGGTTGTCGACCGGCGCGTCGCCGGTGGCGAGCGCGAGGATGCCGGGCTCCGCGTCGGGCGACGTGAGCATCGCGACCGAGCCGGGCGGACCCGCGACCGCGATCATGCGCGGGGGGCGCCCGAGCCACGATCCGATCCGGTCGCAGAGGCCCGCCCAGACCAGCCGCAGAGACGCGAGGAGCGGAGTCCGGAGCGCGACCGCCCGTCCGTCGACGAACGGCGTGAGCGCGACGACGGCGGCGACGTCCCCCGCGAGCGCCGCGGCGGTGACGAGCACGTGTCCACCCGCGATCGAACAACCCCAGATCGCGACGCGATCCGGATCGACGCCGTCGATCGATCGCGCGTACGCCACCGCCGCGCGCCA
It includes:
- a CDS encoding alpha/beta fold hydrolase gives rise to the protein MPREDVTFESGGVRCGAWLYRPSSSAPHACVVLAHGFSGLRGHRLDAFAERFVAAGLAALVFDYRHFGASEGEPRALVDVDRQLADWRAAVAYARSIDGVDPDRVAIWGCSIAGGHVLVTAAALAGDVAAVVALTPFVDGRAVALRTPLLASLRLVWAGLCDRIGSWLGRPPRMIAVAGPPGSVAMLTSPDAEPGILALATGDAPVDNRVAARIALHIPTYRPIRAVAAIAAPALVQVCDRDAIAPPELAVAAAKAMPRAVVERYPYGHFDVYLGEAFERAVTAQVAFLREHLRP